One part of the Streptomyces ferrugineus genome encodes these proteins:
- a CDS encoding bifunctional phosphatase PAP2/diacylglycerol kinase family protein: MSPDVDLTVPKPGRHALRDRLLSLDSRLFEFAAERHWPYAEPILPRLSRSANHGVLWFAAAAAIAASRTPRARRAAVRGVASLSLASLTINTLGKRSVRRPRPLLDPVPMVRQLKRQPITTSFPSGHAASAAAFATGVALESPAWGVVVAPVAWSVALSRVYTGVHFPSDVLAGAALGAGAAFAVRGMVPTRHRVVPPARPRTDVPALPDGDGLIVVANKGSGSAERVHALLDLLPRAELVECEPAGVRAELREAAARARVLGVCGGDGTVNAAAEAALRHGLPLAVLPGGTMNHFAYDLGVEDEHDLGRAVQRGEAVRVDVGRFRCDGRQGLFLNTCSLGVYPELVRERDRFAHRIGSWPAGVLAALRVLRRERHPLHAEVGGRAHPLWLLFAGNGTYHRLGLTPARRLDLADGVLDVRVVHGGRRPALRLLAAAVAGPLTRSPAHAAVQVGRLHLSGVTPGALLAYDGEITEVGGEVTLEKLPEALTVYRPLQTGF, translated from the coding sequence ATGAGCCCAGACGTCGACCTCACCGTCCCCAAGCCCGGCCGGCATGCCCTGCGCGACCGGCTCCTCTCACTCGACTCCCGGTTGTTCGAGTTCGCCGCCGAGCGGCACTGGCCGTACGCCGAGCCGATCCTGCCGAGGCTGAGCCGGAGCGCGAACCACGGGGTGCTGTGGTTCGCGGCGGCCGCCGCGATCGCCGCCAGCCGCACGCCCCGGGCCCGCCGGGCGGCGGTGCGCGGGGTCGCCTCGTTGAGCCTGGCCTCACTGACCATCAACACCCTCGGCAAGCGGTCGGTGCGCCGTCCCCGTCCGCTGCTGGATCCGGTGCCGATGGTCCGGCAGCTGAAGCGGCAGCCGATCACCACGTCCTTCCCGTCCGGGCACGCCGCGTCGGCGGCCGCGTTCGCCACCGGGGTGGCCCTGGAGTCGCCCGCCTGGGGCGTGGTGGTGGCCCCGGTCGCCTGGTCGGTCGCGCTGTCCCGCGTGTACACGGGCGTGCACTTCCCGAGCGATGTGCTGGCGGGCGCGGCACTGGGCGCGGGAGCCGCGTTCGCCGTACGGGGCATGGTGCCGACGCGCCACCGGGTGGTTCCGCCGGCCCGGCCCCGTACGGACGTTCCGGCGCTGCCGGACGGGGACGGCCTGATCGTGGTGGCCAACAAGGGCTCGGGCAGTGCCGAGCGGGTGCACGCCCTGCTGGATCTGCTGCCGCGCGCGGAGCTCGTCGAGTGCGAACCCGCGGGCGTCCGCGCCGAGTTGCGCGAGGCGGCGGCCCGCGCCCGGGTGCTCGGGGTGTGCGGCGGCGACGGCACGGTGAACGCGGCCGCCGAGGCCGCGCTGCGGCACGGCCTGCCGCTGGCGGTGCTGCCCGGCGGCACGATGAACCACTTCGCCTACGACCTGGGCGTGGAGGACGAACACGATCTGGGCCGGGCCGTCCAGCGCGGCGAGGCGGTGCGCGTGGACGTCGGCCGGTTCAGGTGCGACGGCCGGCAGGGACTGTTCCTCAACACCTGCAGCCTGGGCGTGTATCCGGAGCTGGTGCGTGAGCGCGACCGCTTCGCGCACCGGATCGGCTCCTGGCCGGCCGGGGTGCTGGCGGCCCTGCGCGTCCTGCGCAGGGAACGGCACCCGCTGCACGCCGAGGTCGGCGGCCGCGCCCACCCGTTGTGGCTGCTGTTCGCCGGGAACGGCACCTATCACCGGCTGGGCCTCACCCCCGCCCGCCGGCTCGATCTCGCGGACGGCGTGCTCGACGTACGGGTGGTGCACGGCGGCCGACGTCCGGCGCTGCGCCTGCTCGCGGCCGCCGTCGCGGGCCCGCTGACCCGCTCCCCGGCCCACGCGGCGGTCCAGGTCGGCCGACTGCACCTGTCGGGCGTCACCCCGGGGGCACTGCTCGCCTACGACGGTGAGATCACCGAGGTCGGGGGCGAGGTGACCTTGGAGAAGCTGCCGGAGGCCCTGACGGTCTACCGTCCGCTGCAGACCGGCTTCTGA
- a CDS encoding histidine phosphatase family protein has protein sequence MRLLLVRHGQTPTNVDYLLDTAVPGPGLTELGSQQAAALPAALVGEDIGAIYASTLIRTQLTAAPLAATLGLDVIVRDGIREVSAGDLEMLPGDTEAGHAYMKTVFAWAAGDTGLRMPGGESGVEALGRYDAVVAEAAGGGAGTVALVSHGAAIRMWTAARADNVDVAFAAAHPLANTGVVVLEGAPGEGWKVLSWAGAVVAPAGESGPAGQVVDGDAP, from the coding sequence ATGCGCCTGCTCCTCGTCCGTCACGGTCAGACCCCGACCAATGTGGACTACCTGCTGGACACGGCCGTTCCCGGCCCCGGCCTGACCGAACTGGGCTCGCAGCAGGCCGCCGCCCTGCCCGCGGCGCTGGTTGGCGAGGACATCGGGGCGATCTACGCGTCCACGCTGATCCGCACCCAGCTCACCGCCGCGCCGCTGGCCGCGACCCTCGGCCTCGACGTGATCGTCCGCGACGGCATCCGTGAGGTGTCCGCGGGCGACCTGGAGATGCTGCCCGGTGACACCGAGGCCGGGCACGCCTACATGAAGACGGTGTTCGCCTGGGCGGCGGGAGACACGGGCCTGCGGATGCCGGGCGGCGAGAGCGGCGTCGAGGCGCTGGGGCGTTATGACGCCGTGGTGGCGGAGGCCGCCGGCGGTGGGGCCGGGACTGTCGCTCTCGTCAGTCATGGTGCCGCGATTCGGATGTGGACGGCGGCTCGGGCGGACAACGTGGATGTCGCGTTCGCCGCGGCCCATCCCCTGGCCAACACCGGGGTGGTGGTCCTTGAAGGGGCGCCTGGGGAGGGGTGGAAGGTGCTGTCGTGGGCGGGGGCGGTGGTGGCTCCAGCGGGGGAGAGCGGGCCGGCGGGGCAGGTTGTGGACGGGGATGCGCCGTAG